A window of Chlorobium phaeobacteroides DSM 266 genomic DNA:
CAAAGTGCGAAACAGGCCGGGCATGCCTCACGGTATGCCCGCTCCTCTTCATGCAGAATCGAAAACCGGCCTGTTATGAAAGGTCAGCCCTGGAAAAATACCGGGCGGAACCATTACTCCCACTCGATGGTCGCTGGCGGTTTGGAGGAAATATCGTAGGCAACCCGGTTGATGCCGCGAACTTCGTTGATGATGCGGTTCGAGACACGTGCGAGGAAATCGTGAGGCAGTTGCGCCCAGTCGGCGGTCATGCCATCCGTTGATTCAACAGCCCGAAGTGCCAGAACATTTTCATACGTCCGCTTGTCTCCCATGACGCCGACAGACTGTACCGGTAGAAGCACTGAAAACGCCTGCCAGACATGCTGGTAAAGGCCGCTGGTTTTAAGCTCCTCAATGAAAATTTCATCAGCCTCGCGAAGGATGTCAAGCCTTGGGCGACTTACCGAGCCCAGCACCCTGACGGCAAGACCCGGACCGGGGAACGGGTGGCGCATGAGAATATCTTCAGCAATACCAAGTTCACGACCCACAGCCCGTACCTCGTCCTTGAAAAGCTCCCGGAGCGGTTCTATGAGTTTCAGTTTCATGCGCTTCGGCAGGCCGCCAACGTTATGGTGCGACTTGATGGTTTCTGAAGGACCCTTGACGCTGACGCTCTCAATGACATCGGGATAGAGCGTGCCCTGAACAAGATATTTCTCCTCGTTCAGATGCTGTTCGAATACATGAATGAAGGTTCTGCCGATAATCTTTCTCTTTTTTTCCGGAGAGGCCACCTTATCAAGTCTTTTGAGAAACAGATCCGAGGCATCGGCAAGGGTGACGGAGAGGCCGAGTGGTTTGAGAAAATTCATCACTTTGACCGCTTCATTTTTACGAAGCAGCCCGTTATCAACAAAAACGCAGTGCAGCTGTTTTCCTATAGCCTGGCTTACAAGCACTGCTGCGACTGTTGAGTCAACGCCGCCGCTGATGCCGCAAATCACCTTGTCTTTTCCGGCGCGAGCCCTGATTTCCTCAATCTGGTGACCGATAAAGCTTTTCGGCGACCAATCGGGTTTAATGCCAGCAATATCGATGAGAAAGTTGGAGAGCAGTTGTTTGCCATAAAGGGTATGCTGTACTTCAGGATGGAACTGGAGACCATAAACCTTGAGAGCGGCTTTTGACCCATAACTTTCAAGAGCGCACATTTCCGAGTTTTCGCTGCTTGCGGTGACCCTGAACCCTTCAGGGAGTCTGACCACCTTGTCTCCGTGGCTCATCCAGACATCCGAATCAGGAATGTTTCGAAAAAGCGGGCTTTCAGACTCTTCGTTATGACTGACCAGCATTTTAGCCCTGCCAAACTCCTGTTTAGAAGAGCCGGCAACCTCCCCTCCGAAATGTTTTGCTATGGCCTGCAGACCATAGCAGATCCCGAGAACCGGTACTCCCAGCATGAATACTCCACCGTCAGGTAAAAGGGCAGAATCGCCATAGACGCTTGTCGGGCCTCCCGAGAGGATAATTGCTTTCGGGTCATGTTCCCGAATGGTTTCAGGAGAGGCATTGTACGGCAGTATTTCCGAATAGATACCCAGTTCGCGGATACGTCGGGCGATAAGCTGGGTATATTGAGATCCAAAGTCAAGAACGGTTACCGATTGCATGGTAAAAAACAGTTTGTTAATTGAGAAAGTATCAAAACGCCCCTTCCTGTGCGGGAGTCTCTGCCGGTTGTGGGGCCGGTTCGAGATCGCCTTCAGTCGGTACGCCGCTGTCTCCCTGGTCTCCCGGTGTTGACTGGACAGGGTTTGACTTGTAATAGTTGAATCCCTTTGGTGTATAGTACTCGATATACACCGAGTTGTTCGCAGGAGCAGAGGCCACACTGGCCTGGCCGGAAATGGGGACTGCAATAACCGTGTTTGGAATATGGAAGTATCTGTTTGTCAGTTTCAGAGAAGGGTCGCTGTAGCACCGTTTCATGAAGCCCGCCCATATCGGAAGAGCAGCCCGTGCACCTTGCCCATACTCCATGGAGGTAAACTTGATGCGCTCATCATCAAAACCGGTCCACACCACAGCAACAAGTTGCGGGGTAAACCCGGCGAACCAGGCATCCCTGAGACTCTGCGTGGTTCCTGTTTTGCCGGCAGCATCCATTGTCATGGCATATCTGCCTCGTATAGAAGAGGCTGTTCCTCTGTTGATAACATCCCGCATCATTGATACCATGACGAAGTTGGAGGTCGAGTCAATGGCGAAACGTCTGTTGGGTGTGGATTCCGACATGGATCGGTGATGTTTGTCCGAAACTTTCAGAATCGAAACCGGTTCGGTCCAGATGCCATTGTTGGCGAAAGTCGAAAATGCTCCGGCAAGCTCAAGTGGGCTAACTTCACCGGTTCCAAGCGCGATGGAATAGTTTTGCGGCATAACTGAGGAAATGCCCATTCTCTTTGCATAGCTGATAATTTCCGGAACCGTAAGCTGCTCATATGCAAGTCGTACGGATACCTGATTGAGAGAACGGGTCAGCGCAGAGCGGAGTGTTGTCATCCCTCCTGATGAACCGTCCGAGTTTCTTGGCGACCAGATGCCATTGCCGCTTTTAAGAGCCAGCGGCTGGTCAAGAACCCTGAAATTTGCAGGAATTCCCTTGTCGATTGCCGTCAGGTAGACAAATGGTTTAAAGGTCGATCCCGGCTGCCTTTTAGCCTGCCATACATGGTCAAACTGATATTTGTAGTCCTCTGAAGAGAGGCTGTTGCCGCCAACCCATGCCTTGATATGACCGTTTGCAGGGTCAATGGCGACCAAGGCTACCTGTATTCTTGTTTTTTCACGCAACAGATTATTCAGCCAGATCCTGTCAGCCCTGAGCTGCACGAGGGCCTGCTGTGCCGATACTCCATCCTCCAGAAGTTCCTTGAATCTGGGGCTCTCCTTTATCATCTGGTTTTTAAGCGATTCCGGCCATCTCCATGATCGATCGAAGGATGCCTGTAATGATGCAAGGTGATCGACAGCGGCCTGTTCAGCATATTTCTGCATGCGACTGTCAAGCGTGGTCTGAATGGTCAGCCCGTCGCGATGCAGATTGATATCGCCGAGCATTGAGGCTGGTTTTACTGTTTGGCGTATATATTCCGTGAAATAAGGGGCGATTCCATGGTGCGATACAGGGGTGTAGTGCAATAGAAGCCGGCTTCTTTTTGCCGTAGCGGCCTGCTCCGGGGTTATGAATTTTTCCTTTTCCATTAATGACAGAATCAGGTTCCGTCTGCTGATGGCTCCGGATGGATTCTTGACCGGGTTGTACCCGGTAGGGTTTTTCAGGGTTGCAATGAGTGTTGCGCTCTCCGGGAGGGTCAGTTGGCTGGCCGGTTTGCTGAAATAGGTTCTTGCTGCAGCTTCAATGCCATAGGCTCCGGAACCGAAATAGACTGTGTTGAGATACAGTGCCAGGATCTCATCTTTTGTATAGGTTTTTTCAAGCTCAACAGCGGTAATAAGCTCCTTGACTTTTCTTGAGACGGTTCTTTCCTGCGTCAGGTAGAGGTTTTTGGCAAGCTGCTGCGTGATCGTGCTCGCGCCGTGCCATCTCTGGCGTCCCTTGATGATATTTTCACCCATGACCAGTGCGAGACGGCGAAGATCAACACCCCAGTGCTGATAAAACGTTACATCTTCCGTGGCTATAAGAGCATAACGCGCAGATCTCGGAATTGATTTCAGCGGGATAAACGTGCGGTTTTTTACGAAAAACTTGTGAAGCAGCACGCCGTCTTCCGAATAGACCAGTGATGCGAGATCCGGGTTAGGGTTTTCAAGTTCTTCAAGGCTTGGAAGCCCCTTGAAAGGATTGAGCGCAAATGCGCTGACCGAAGTCAGCAGAAAAAAAACCAGCGCGGCAAGAGTAATAAAAGATTTTTTAAAAAAAGTAGTATTCACGGTAACAGTCGTTCTTAAGGTTATCATAGGTCGGCATGGGTGAGTCGGTAATGAAAATCATGAAATCTGGTATTGTTTGCAACGAGCAGGTTCGGTTGAGTTGTTTTCATGAAATTTTCTGGCAGAGTCAAAGTGTTTTATCAGCGCTTCAGCAAAATTATCGGTGTCTTCAAGCATCGGCAAGTGGCCGAGATTCATAAACTGTACCAGGGTTGTTGGTGCCGAAGATCGGGCTTTTCGGGTTTCAAACAGGGTTATGGTTCCTTCCGGGGGGATAGTATGGTCAGCCATACCTACACAGCAGAGAACCGGGGACGCAATCTCGATGACATGACGGGTATAGGCTCTGAGCGCTTCCGGATCGATAGAAAATTTACCTGCGGCGTTGGTTGCATCCTTGTCTGACTGTGTGAAATCCTCGATGATGATATCTCCGTACTCCTTGGCGATCTCCTTTGTCGCAGCCCGTTTTATAAACATGGATCGAAAAGGCTCGCTTTGAAAAACATTCCGGAAATTCATGGAAACATCAATCAGACCGCCAAGAAAGAAAAGCCCGAAGGATGTAAATGCGGTTTCCTCAAAAATTCCGCAGGCTATGATTGCTGAGGAAACAAGAGCTGTCTTATAACGAAGGGAGAGTTCCGTAGCCACCATTCCTCCCATCGAGTGTCCGACGATATGCAGGTTTCTTGACTTGTTGAGCCCGAGATGTTCAATCAGTTCTCCAGCTTCATCGGCAAAACCCTGTATGGTAAACGACGGATTATGCCCCTTGATCAGCGTTTTGCCCGTACCGCTCTGGTCATAGATTATGCAGCGGAAACTTCCGGACAGCGCTTGAACCAGAGGTTTCCAGTATCGTGACGAAATAGCCCACCCGTTGACAAACAGTACCGCCGGTTTGTCAAGATGTGCGGGATTGGCTTCCGCGCTGTCCTCATAGTAGAGTTTGCAACGTGAAGATGCTAAATAACTCATGGTCAGTACAGAATTGTTAAGCTGAAAACAAAACTTCAATATATAACAATAATAACTTTTCTTATCGCTTCATTCCCTTAAGCGCTCCCGATCAAAAGAGGGGTGGTCAGGAGCCGTCATGGCGATGGACTTCCTTGCGATACCCGTGAAATCCGTTTTGCTACCAAGAGGGGCAATCGCTACATTACCCATGCTGTTTTACTCCGCACACTTTCACAGTCAGACGCGCTTTATGGATAATTCATTCACAGGAATACTTTCGACGATTATTGATTTTATTCTCCACATCGACACTCATCTGCAGGCGCTTGCATCCGAATACGGCATCTGGTTGTATGGCATACTGTTTTTGATCATTTTTTGTGAAACGGGCCTTGTTGTTACGCCATTTCTTCCCGGTGACTCTCTGCTTTTTGCTGCAGGATCGCTTGCCTCCATGCCCGGTTCCGAGCTTGATCAGCATCTGCTTTTTCTGATCTTTTTTGTAGCGGCAGTGCTTGGAGATACGCTTAATTACACGATTGGGCACAAGCTCGGCCCAAAAGTATTCGGCTATGAGAAAACAAGATTTTTCAATCCCGACTATCTGGACAAAACCAATGCGTTTTTTAAAAAATATGGAGGCAAAACAATAATCATCGCCCGGTTCATTCCGATTATCAGAACTTTTGCGCCGTTTGTTGCCGGCATCGGCGCCATGTCTTACAAAAAATTCATTCTTTTCAATATTATTGGCGCACTTTTGTGGGTTGGTCTGTTTAATTACAGCGGTTACTTTTTTGGACAGCTTCCTTTTGTTCAGAAAAACTTCAAGCTCCTGATTTTATTTATTATTATAATTTCGGTTTTACCTCCGGTGTTCGAGTATCTCAAGCACCGGTTTCGTCGCAGTGGCCAATAGTGATCCACTCAACCGAAAAGCCATGCGGGTCAATGTGTATAACTGTTCAAAAAATGTTGATAACGTGTTGATGGCGCTGTTGACAGGGGTGTTGATTACTTATGCGGGAGGACGCCCTCTGGTTATCAGGGGCGTTAATTGCTTATAAGAAATTATAAAATAGAGGCTTATATTATATTTTACGTGTCGCGGGGCGAGTGTTTTGGTTTGTTCAATTCCTGATTTTTTAACACGGTGAATGTTGATAAGTTGTTTCGGCAAAGTGGAATGCTTATAGGCAGTTGAAAAAAAGAGTTATTATAATTGCCGGATTTTATTTAATTAGTACCCTCTTCTCGGATATCGGCGTATAGCGCAGCCTGGTAGCGCACTTCCTTGGGGTGGAAGGGGTCGTGGGTTCAAATCCCGCTACGCCGACTCTTATTATGCTCTATTTCCCCTACGTTATGTTTTGTCAGAACGCAACGCAAACCGGAGAACCTCATGGATTTCGAATGCGCGTTTGTTCCTGAACTTCTTGAACTGACCCCGATTCCCGCTGTAACCATCAAGTGCACGACGACTGTAGCGGCCATACCGGCTCTTTTCGACTCAGGGTATCGTCGGATTCTTGAATATCTGAAACGGGAGTCTGCCGGGACTGCCGGGCCGCCTTTTGCGATTTACACTACCCTGGATTCCGATGATATCGATGTTGAGTTCGGGTTTCCCGTTACCCGCTCTGTTGCCGGTTCAGGCTCATTAACCGAATCCCGAACGCCATCAGGAAAAGCGGTTTCAATACTTTTCATCGGGCCTTATGAAGATGTTGAGCCAGCCTATGATGCCCTTCTGAAATGGGTTGCCGACAACAACCTCACTGCTGGCAGCGTAGCTTATGAGGTCTATCTCAGTGATCCGAAAGATACGCTGCCTGAAATGCAGCAAACCCGCATTCACCTTCTCCTGGAACAGTCATAAAATGGGGGTTCCTCCCCGTTAAGAACTTTGCGCTCTGTCATGTGGTTTAACCATAACATGGCATCAAATTAACGGGAGATGAGTATGGATATGGAGAATTACAATGTCGTGGTTATTGGAGCAGGTATTGGCGGACTTGCAGCTGGAGCACTGCTTGCACGTAAAGGCTTGCAGGTAACGGTGCTTGAAGCACAGGACTATCCCGGTGGTTGTGCTGCAACCTTTTCAATGCAGGGATACCGTTTTGATGCTGGAGCCACGATCGGATGCGGATTTCATCCGGGAGCGCCGATGGATATGCTTGGCAGGGAGCTTGGCATTTCCTGGCCGGTGACGCCGGAACCGGTTGCCTGGCAATATCGTCACAGAGGCATTACGCTGAACCTCACAACATCCCGCAGCGAGATTATCAATCGTTTTCCCCGATCGGAAGCTTTCTGGAAAGAACAGAGCCTTCTGGCCGCCTTGCTTTGGCGTCTCGCAGAAGGGGGTCTGTCATGGCCGGTAAAAGGGCCTCGCGATCTTGCGCTGCTTGCTCGTAAAGGGGTTGCGGAACTACCCGGAACGGCAGTTCTGTTGAAATTTGCTGCAAAAACAGCGAGAGAGTGGCTTGCATCGCACGATCTTGATACCGATGCAGAGTTTGTTCGCTTTCTTGATGCGCAATTGCTTGTTTCAGTTCAGACAACCACCATGCATGCCAATGCTCTCAATGCAGCCATAGCGCTTGATCTTCCTGTTTCCGGAGCCAGCCGTATAGCCGGAGGGATTGGCAGGGTATCTGAACAGCTTGCCGGATCTATAGCCGAAAGCGGGGGAGCGGTTCTCTACGGTCAGGAGGTCACCAGGATCGACTCGGTGCGAAGAGAGGTAATCGGTGTTGAAACCAGGGACGGTGGAGCTTTTGCTGCCGATTTTACGATTGCAAATCTTACTCCTGATTCTCTTGAAAAGCTTGTCGATATGGAGGGAGAGCCCTTTTCGCGAGAAGAGATCGGTGCGAAGTGGAGTGCTTTTGTTCTCTATCTTGGAATGGATGCAGCATTTTTTGGCGGCGTTTTGCCGACTCATCTCCAGATTGTCGCCGGGAGCGGCGAGCTGGCTGAATGCGGCAGTATTTTTGTTTCAGCATCTTCTCCTGTTGAAACGGATCGTGCTCCGGAGGGGCTTTGTGCCGTGACTATTTCAACCCATACTGCTCCGGAACCCTGGTTTGAAGCGAAAAAAAGAGGTCAGAGCGCCTATCTTGAGATGAAAGAGCGGTATACCGAAAAAGTGCTGGATCTGTTTTCCGAACAGATTCCCGGAGTACGCGAGGCCATAAAAAGCATCACGGCGTCGACCCCTGTTACATGGGAGCGCTATACCGGAAGAGCAAACGGGCATGTCGGGGGGTATCCCCAGACCTCGCTTTTCAATGTGCGTGGTCCTGCAACCCGGTTTGACAATCTTTTTCTTGTCGGAGATTCCATTTTTCCGGGCCAGTCACTTCCCGGCGTTGTTACCGGAGCAAGAAGGAGTGTTGAACTTCTTTTGCAGCGGATGGCCAAAGGAACCAGATAGGAGCGCGTTTTTTCAGGGTTATCAAAGAGAGAGCCTTCAGTGCGCATGCAGGTACTATGAACAGAATTTGGTTATATTTTCTCTTATGAACACCCTTGAAAAATTACAGATTCTGTCCGGAGCAGCGCGTTACGACGCCTCGTGTTCATCCAGCGGTAGCAAACGAGAAGGATCTTCGAGCGGCCTTGGCAACACTTCGTCGAGCGGTATATGCCACTCCTGGTCGGATGACGGGCGGTGTATTTCGCTGTTGAAAATTCTCCTCTCCAATGACTGTCGTTACGATTGCGCCTACTGTGTCAACAGGATATCCAATCCGGTTCAGAGAGCCTCTTTCACTGCACGGGAAGTGGTCGATCTCACTATGGAGTTTTATCGGCGTAACTATATCGAGGGTCTCTTTTTAAGCTCGGCAGTCATGCAGAGCCCCGATCACACCATGGAGCGGATGGTCAGCGTTGCCGAAACGCTTCGTATCGATGAAAAATTCGGCGGCTACATACATCTGAAAATCATTCCGGGCAGCAGCAGCGAACTGGTGCGGAAGGCGGGACTCTATGCCGATCGCATCAGCGTCAATATCGAGCTCCCCTCCGAGACGGCTTTACAGCGTCTTGCGCCACAGAAACAGAAAGCCGGCATTCTTGAGCCAATGGCCTTTATCGGACGGGAGATAAAAGGATCTCTTCTTGAGCGGCAGAGAGGTCGCAACGCGACGCCACGGTTTGCTCCTGCCGGACAGAGCACTCAGATGATTATCGGAGCAAGCCCCGAAAGCGATTTTCAGATACTCAAGCTTTCACAGGGGCTCTACAAAAAAATGAATCTTAAACGGGTCTATTATTCGGCTTTTATTCCGGTCAATGAGGACAGTCGTCTTCCCGTGCTCGCCTCGCCGCCGCTCCTTCGCGAACACAGGCTCTATCAGGCCGACTGGCTGCTGCGCTTTTACGGTTTTACCGCAGAAGAGATTCTTTCAGACGAAGCGCCCAACCTTGACGAAACATTTGATCCCAAAACAGCCTGGGCTCTTCGCAATCCCGGGTTTTTTCCTGTAGAGATCAATCGCGCAGACTATAGCGTTCTCCTTCGTGTTCCAGGTATAGGGGTCACTTCGGCCAGGCGTATTGTTGCCGCTCGTCGGTTTGCCTCCATTACCCCTGAAGGAATGAAAAAGATCGGAGTGGTCATGAAACGGGCGAAATATTTTATCACCTGCTCCGGCAGGCCTTTTGAAAATACAGACCGGCAACCGGCCCTTCTGAAGAGCCGGCTCCTGCTTGCCGGGGGCGTCGCTCCGGAACCTCCGAAGCAGCTTGTGCTGCCCGGCCTTTTTGCCTGATACCATGAACAGCTACCTGTACGACGGAACCCCGGAAGGCCTGCTCTCCGCGGCCTTCCGCATTATTGCCGACGTGAGCGATCCCGAAAAAGCCACGCTCGCCGAACGCAGGGACACGCTGTTCGAGGAGGGGGAGTTTATCGGAACCGATGCGGTTGCGGCCGAAAAGCTTTTCAAAAGGCTCCGCCTTGAAGCCCCCGACGCGGCATATATTTTCTACTACTTTACCCTGGCCGAAAAAGAGGGTCTGGAGACCAGTCTTCTGCGCTATCTTGCCCTGGCGCTTCGCCACGGTGACAGGGTGAATGGCAATCTTATCGATCCTGCGGTTAGAGATGTCGTCAGCGTTTCACGAAAAGCACAACGGGAACTGCATCGCATGAAAGGGCTTGTCCGCTTCGAGAAGCTTCGCGATGGAGCCTATCTTGCCAGGATGGAGCCCGATCACAACATCCTGCAGCCGCTTGCAGTGCATTTCAGCCGTCGTCTCAGGGCTGAAGACTGGTTCATCTACGACGTCCGCCGTCGATTTGCCGCCCGATGGCACTGCGGTAATCTGCAGTTCGGTACTATCGAGCAGTTTACCGCTCCCGCGCTTTCAGAAGAGGAAATGAGGATACAGGCCCTCTGGCAAGCTTTTTTTAAAACCATCGCCATTTCCGACAGGAAAAATCCCGGTCTGCAGAAATCGAATATGCCCATGAAGTACTGGAAGTACCTTACCGAAAAGCAGGGAGAGTGATGACTGTTGGTGATTTTTCTCAATGATCAATGCATCCATTGCGGTGAACGTCATGGATAAGAGTGACTTGTGATCTCGCCTTTATTGGCAGGATCGATGGTCAGGCTTCATGTTTCCGCAGTTGCCGGTTTTACCGAAATGCTCTCAACTCAATACGTTTGGGCTGATCAGCCGGATAAGATGCAATATTTTATCAGACCTGGGGAGGGTTCTGAAATTCCAGCTTCAGTCCGGCATATCCAGCTTCAACAGGGCAGCCGAGAAATTGAGCCAGATACTCAGTGGCATTTTTCCCGGTGCAGTGGCAAGGGACGATTTGCCGGATGTCGTACTCTTTCAGCTCTTTAACGGTTTTTTCAAGCCGCTCTGTTGATGCTGCTGAAAGATGGAATCCCCCGATGAGGGCGGCGATCCGCTTTTCTCCGGTATGTTCGACGATAGAGCGGATCGTGTTGATCAACCCTGCGTGACAGCATCCGGTCACGATGATCAAGCCGTTTTCACTCTCAATCCAGAGCGAAAGATCGTCGTCGATAGGGTCTGGTTGTTTGCCGGTTGTGTCGAGAAAAAACGGGCCTCCCGGATTCTCATAAGAGGTTAATCTCGGTATCGGTCCTGTAATGCCGATGCCGGAACAGAGCATTGTCGGCTTGCTTACCCGGTGAATCTGTTGTTGCGGCAGGTTGATGATTGCCGACCGAGCATGATCGGGCATCGATGTTGGTTTTGCCGTTCCGTTACGGATACTGTACCGTTCCTGAAATGCCGCAGGGTGGAGGTAAATATTTGCATTCGGCGCCAGAAAGAGAACCTCGGCAACTCCTCCCGTATGGTCGTAGTGTCCATGGCTCAGTACGAGCAGTTCCGTCTGTGAGAGATCAACCCCGAGAGCCCCTGCATTGTATAGCAGCGTGTTATCACAGGCGGTATCGAAAAGAATGGTTATATCCTCTTTTTCAATAAAAAAAGAGAGGCCGTGCTCGGTTTTGAGGCCTGGAGCGGCACAGTTATCTGCAAGAATGGTGATCGTTGTTGATCTCTGTTGCATGGGCGAATTACTCTGATATGGTTACAGCCCGACCCGGATTCCGAGCATGACGTTGTGGCTGTCAATACTGAATTTTTCATGGTCGAATTCCGCATCTGAAGCCATGAAATAACGATATTTCAAATCGATTTTTACGAATGGGGCAACACTGAACCCTGCGCCTGCTCCAACCTGTCCGGCAAGAACAGTGCTTGAATCATCATCAAATCCGAACCCGTCAGCTTTGACGCCTGCGACTCCCGCTCCTGCGGTAACATATGGCGTTACAGGGCTTAAGGGTAGTTTGAAATCAACGTATCCGTTTGCCATATAAGTCATTATTGAAACGTCAGTATCAGCAGTGTTTTTCAGGCCGTTTTTCTGGTAGCCAACTTCCCCTTCAAATCTGATTTTTCCCTTTTCAAGACCAATAGCGCCGGTTAAGGCATATCCGGGATCGTAAC
This region includes:
- a CDS encoding outer membrane protein produces the protein MNRIKGVLGGMFTLFCTVSFAQAATPYASASAGVAILGTSKTETMPETSMSYDPGYALTGAIGLEKGKIRFEGEVGYQKNGLKNTADTDVSIMTYMANGYVDFKLPLSPVTPYVTAGAGVAGVKADGFGFDDDSSTVLAGQVGAGAGFSVAPFVKIDLKYRYFMASDAEFDHEKFSIDSHNVMLGIRVGL